In a single window of the Pseudomonas sp. B21-015 genome:
- the yhhB gene encoding cyclophane-forming radical SAM/SPASM peptide maturase YhhB has protein sequence MDAAKFSSFLVKVASRCNLDCDYCYVYHHADQSWRSMPKLLSVEHREAFARQLAEYVLQTNLKRCAVIFHGGEPLLAGAQALADFAQLLREACTISVDVSLQTNGLLLTDEALGILEKADIGVSLSLDGPKSANDKHRLTRKGRSSFDQTEQALKRLQQYPSIFAGVIAVVDASISANELFEYFDQFSIPRLDFLLPDAHWLRPPPGRNQDPGLYENWLVNAFDVWFDQYAHIPLRTFEALLDVCAGLPSGTDAFGFGDVSLLSIETDGSYHDLDVLKVTQDGATKLGGTVSDTPIAEVALSPSIEQHRRYLRKDGLSATCQSCAIVEICGGGSLPHRFDENGFSNPTVYCNEMKRLVSHINNRLKEHLSSDLLEEPTLSLPDSFDLTRFELAETSRPHLDWLCCGAREEAVKRLHEALSLFAQDNRATQLKSMDGATFESVAVHPGAVAWSSAVVAQNRGHTLLAVDGQPVAVSPVYLDLLLALAGEKKDGADLDVGRDDRWLRAPFGDAIFFEGDELVDAGQELVECAMAIVKAWRPELAAEILAACSAVQFVRDPTADPKKIVSFSDNSVPGALYVSISQGEGLIDPYDLADSLIHEYRHQKLYLLERYAPTVECTSAQVVSPWREDLRPPSGLLHAVFVFVELRRFWIYVRDHGPVNLSSRAINQIEDTDLHLKQAFATLKECPLTQVGLSLVDILNRAAQEGTESYESADHHSTVPTVA, from the coding sequence ATGGACGCCGCTAAGTTTTCGTCGTTTCTGGTAAAAGTGGCATCGCGATGTAACCTTGATTGCGATTACTGCTATGTCTACCACCACGCGGATCAGAGTTGGCGCTCCATGCCCAAACTTCTCTCCGTTGAACATCGCGAGGCATTTGCCCGACAACTCGCGGAGTACGTACTTCAGACTAATCTGAAGCGCTGTGCAGTCATTTTCCATGGTGGTGAGCCCTTGTTGGCAGGTGCTCAAGCACTAGCGGATTTTGCGCAACTTCTGCGTGAGGCCTGTACCATTTCTGTTGATGTCAGCCTGCAGACGAATGGTCTGTTGTTGACTGACGAGGCACTGGGCATCCTTGAGAAAGCTGACATCGGTGTGTCGCTCAGTCTCGATGGCCCCAAGTCTGCTAACGACAAACATCGTCTGACCCGAAAGGGGCGTTCGAGTTTTGATCAGACGGAGCAGGCACTCAAGCGTCTGCAGCAGTATCCGTCGATCTTCGCGGGTGTCATTGCTGTGGTGGACGCTTCGATAAGCGCAAATGAGCTGTTTGAATATTTTGATCAATTCAGCATCCCGCGTTTGGATTTCCTGTTACCCGACGCCCACTGGCTTCGCCCACCTCCAGGACGCAACCAAGACCCAGGTCTGTACGAGAATTGGCTTGTCAATGCATTTGATGTCTGGTTCGACCAATATGCGCACATCCCACTGAGAACCTTTGAGGCTCTGCTCGATGTCTGTGCAGGGCTGCCCTCAGGTACTGATGCATTTGGCTTTGGTGACGTGAGCTTGTTGTCGATTGAGACTGACGGCAGCTATCACGATCTGGACGTTTTGAAAGTTACCCAGGATGGAGCGACCAAGCTCGGAGGAACAGTGTCAGATACGCCCATTGCTGAGGTGGCTCTTTCACCTTCCATCGAGCAGCATCGGCGTTATTTGCGCAAGGATGGTCTGTCAGCCACTTGCCAGTCATGTGCAATCGTAGAAATCTGTGGCGGCGGCTCACTTCCTCATCGCTTCGATGAGAATGGCTTTAGTAATCCAACGGTGTACTGCAACGAAATGAAGCGGTTGGTCTCGCACATCAACAATCGTCTGAAGGAGCATCTTTCTTCCGATTTGCTTGAGGAGCCCACACTGTCGCTTCCTGACTCATTCGACTTGACCCGTTTCGAACTGGCCGAGACCTCCCGACCTCACTTGGATTGGCTGTGTTGCGGTGCCCGAGAGGAGGCGGTTAAGCGTCTGCACGAGGCGTTGAGTTTGTTCGCGCAGGACAATCGAGCCACGCAGCTTAAATCAATGGATGGTGCCACCTTTGAGTCTGTGGCAGTTCATCCAGGTGCTGTCGCATGGTCGAGTGCGGTAGTGGCTCAGAACCGAGGGCACACCTTATTGGCAGTGGACGGTCAGCCCGTTGCAGTTAGCCCGGTCTATCTGGATCTGTTGCTTGCACTGGCTGGTGAGAAAAAGGATGGTGCTGACCTTGATGTTGGTCGTGATGACCGATGGCTGAGGGCTCCATTCGGAGACGCTATTTTCTTCGAAGGCGATGAGCTTGTGGATGCCGGGCAAGAACTTGTTGAGTGTGCCATGGCGATCGTTAAAGCTTGGCGTCCAGAGCTCGCGGCCGAGATATTGGCAGCATGCAGTGCTGTTCAATTTGTTCGTGATCCCACCGCAGATCCAAAAAAAATCGTATCGTTCAGTGACAACTCCGTTCCTGGCGCACTCTACGTGTCGATTTCTCAAGGTGAGGGATTGATTGATCCGTACGATTTGGCGGACTCATTGATCCATGAGTATCGTCACCAAAAACTCTATCTCCTGGAGCGATACGCGCCGACTGTCGAGTGTACATCTGCCCAAGTAGTGTCTCCTTGGAGAGAGGACTTGCGACCGCCCTCTGGGCTGCTCCATGCAGTCTTCGTTTTTGTAGAGCTCAGGCGTTTCTGGATTTATGTGCGTGACCACGGGCCAGTGAACCTCAGCTCGCGCGCGATAAACCAAATAGAAGACACCGATCTGCACCTGAAGCAGGCATTCGCCACGCTGAAGGAGTGTCCATTGACGCAGGTCGGGCTGAGCCTTGTTGACATATTGAACCGTGCCGCCCAGGAAGGGACAGAGTCCTATGAGTCCGCCGATCACCATTCCACTGTCCCGACTGTCGCTTGA
- the yhhA gene encoding YhhA family cyclophane-containing RiPP (triceptide-type peptide natural product; maturases include a radical SAM/SPASM enzyme and a 2OG-Fe(II) oxygenase), whose amino-acid sequence MSSTAIKIEESTQSTIRNSLAKVQSTNPAIQRLRSRVLTESDASQVITSYDRLHHRHNRS is encoded by the coding sequence ATGTCGTCTACAGCAATCAAGATCGAAGAGTCGACTCAGTCGACAATTCGCAACAGCTTGGCAAAGGTGCAGAGCACCAATCCGGCAATCCAACGCCTGCGTTCGCGCGTGTTGACTGAATCGGATGCCAGTCAAGTCATCACCAGTTATGATCGTTTGCATCACCGCCATAACCGTTCGTGA
- a CDS encoding UvrD-helicase domain-containing protein, translated as MDVNTNPRFNPTARLEAVDPRISKGFMLRLFDKLLDRWGIQQASALRVGHKFGHDEGYLLGYNNGHKKGLEDGKLIVELQPGPIPIAGEPGVKPPTFFKNWTFQITPELEGEIRADFARLLKDKPSEDQWKMILSKTPTTSVVAGAGSGKSTTMVLRLLVLYHYLGIHLESLTVITFTKESKLDFAGKVRKVFKQWGYDISKEESLDIVRTFHSRILSFTRSIPGLEKAQAFEFLDLKNDEEEKAGSMFQVKLKPEQLSLMNECYQDLYDSDPIFKDLIAELARRAIYLERLDAQSADAKARQDKVAQMEQIDDALCFRLEGLWKSAGRWPIAGVVPTREKITLLGQTFHSNGSIPQLGAYVILGVDKDEPRDLKIEPDRWPYLTLDVADKRILFQAFCSKPVIFLNSYTDAGASVDAIMNLANACPKFRYKITGEISSQYILEAFYSAASFIENLGLDVIPAIKAMELMEDDPDRAFFKALGRYWVALDEKLRVMSPPVLTFNKMFSMFSERGAKNLQVVPDGVLQPMSTLLIDEFQDVGANTISWVRATFAEIERRSLPVQTDGPPAYASLMAVGDDWQSIYGWRGSSPQFFMDFDNHFLAPPSTRVFMQENHRSHQWVIDAAEAIVKRTGGFNNKQGKAANPRVIGNKVPVQMRDLSYIHLCETAQAHYEAGRSILVLYRVGRTKEVVEKNLAGLINQAKKDDREDDLKLLTYHASKGLQADAVFLLGDCEMTTSSPFKNDIFRQAKMGGADPCGFDTSQRSEALRTAYVAITRAVTYCYWYVDRKEGKVRAYEKASRHVDKSLDCWDVVPSPTALTKNVYGKKSVGQRVGSRRFR; from the coding sequence GTGGACGTAAATACTAATCCTCGCTTTAACCCAACTGCGCGTTTGGAGGCAGTTGACCCTCGCATATCTAAAGGCTTCATGCTGAGGCTGTTCGACAAGCTTCTGGATCGCTGGGGAATTCAGCAGGCGTCAGCCTTGCGCGTTGGCCATAAGTTCGGTCACGATGAAGGATACTTGCTGGGCTATAACAATGGCCACAAGAAGGGGCTCGAAGACGGCAAACTGATCGTTGAACTGCAACCCGGGCCAATTCCAATAGCGGGGGAGCCCGGGGTAAAGCCGCCAACATTTTTCAAGAATTGGACATTCCAGATTACGCCTGAGTTGGAAGGCGAGATCCGGGCTGATTTTGCCCGGTTGTTGAAGGATAAGCCGTCCGAAGATCAGTGGAAGATGATCCTGTCTAAAACGCCGACAACATCCGTGGTAGCTGGTGCTGGAAGCGGCAAGTCAACGACCATGGTGCTACGTCTTCTCGTCCTCTACCATTACCTCGGTATTCATCTTGAAAGCCTTACTGTCATTACCTTCACCAAAGAATCCAAACTGGATTTCGCCGGCAAGGTGCGCAAGGTCTTCAAACAGTGGGGCTACGACATCTCGAAGGAAGAGTCCCTCGACATCGTGCGTACCTTCCACTCTCGAATATTGTCTTTCACGCGCAGTATTCCTGGTTTGGAGAAAGCGCAGGCCTTCGAATTCCTGGACTTAAAAAACGACGAGGAAGAAAAGGCCGGCTCCATGTTCCAGGTGAAGCTCAAACCTGAGCAGCTCAGTCTGATGAACGAGTGCTATCAGGATTTGTACGACAGCGACCCAATTTTCAAAGACCTTATTGCCGAGCTAGCACGCCGAGCCATCTACTTGGAGCGCTTGGACGCGCAGAGCGCTGATGCGAAGGCGCGACAGGACAAGGTCGCGCAGATGGAACAAATCGACGACGCGTTGTGTTTCAGACTGGAGGGGCTGTGGAAGTCAGCTGGTCGCTGGCCGATAGCGGGGGTGGTTCCGACACGCGAAAAGATCACTCTGCTCGGTCAGACGTTCCACTCTAACGGTTCCATTCCCCAGTTGGGTGCCTACGTCATTCTCGGTGTGGATAAGGACGAACCTCGCGACTTGAAGATTGAGCCTGACCGCTGGCCTTACCTCACCTTGGATGTCGCCGATAAGCGCATCCTGTTTCAGGCTTTTTGTTCGAAGCCTGTGATCTTCCTGAACAGCTACACCGATGCCGGCGCATCTGTCGATGCGATCATGAACCTGGCAAATGCCTGTCCTAAATTCCGGTACAAGATAACCGGTGAGATTTCATCCCAGTACATCCTGGAAGCGTTTTACTCGGCGGCTTCCTTTATCGAGAACTTGGGATTAGATGTGATTCCGGCGATCAAGGCCATGGAGCTTATGGAGGATGACCCTGACCGGGCATTCTTTAAAGCCCTTGGCCGCTACTGGGTGGCACTGGATGAAAAGCTTAGGGTGATGAGCCCCCCAGTGCTGACCTTCAACAAGATGTTTTCAATGTTCAGCGAAAGAGGCGCGAAAAACCTGCAGGTGGTGCCCGATGGCGTCCTACAGCCAATGTCGACATTACTTATCGACGAGTTCCAAGACGTTGGCGCGAATACCATCTCCTGGGTCAGGGCGACTTTTGCCGAGATCGAACGAAGGAGTTTGCCGGTTCAAACAGATGGGCCTCCAGCTTACGCTTCGCTGATGGCCGTGGGGGATGACTGGCAAAGCATCTATGGATGGCGAGGCAGCTCACCCCAGTTCTTCATGGACTTCGACAACCACTTTTTGGCGCCTCCGTCGACACGTGTATTTATGCAGGAAAACCATCGCTCTCATCAATGGGTCATCGATGCGGCAGAGGCCATTGTGAAGCGAACGGGAGGCTTCAATAACAAGCAGGGCAAAGCGGCCAACCCTCGGGTAATCGGCAACAAGGTTCCCGTCCAGATGCGCGATTTGAGCTACATCCACCTGTGCGAAACTGCGCAAGCGCATTACGAAGCAGGTCGCTCAATCCTGGTTCTCTATCGGGTTGGACGTACCAAAGAGGTCGTTGAGAAGAACTTGGCAGGCCTCATCAATCAGGCGAAGAAGGACGACAGAGAGGATGACCTGAAGCTACTGACGTACCATGCTTCGAAGGGCCTTCAGGCTGATGCTGTGTTCTTGCTGGGCGACTGTGAGATGACCACGTCCTCGCCGTTCAAGAACGACATTTTCAGGCAGGCTAAGATGGGCGGTGCCGACCCCTGCGGCTTCGATACCTCTCAGCGTAGCGAGGCCTTGCGCACTGCTTACGTGGCCATCACCCGAGCGGTGACCTACTGCTACTGGTACGTTGATCGCAAGGAAGGCAAAGTCCGTGCGTACGAAAAAGCAAGCCGGCACGTGGACAAGTCCTTGGACTGCTGGGATGTCGTTCCGTCGCCAACGGCCCTGACGAAAAATGTATACGGGAAGAAATCCGTCGGCCAGCGCGTCGGCTCTAGGCGGTTCCGGTAG
- a CDS encoding helix-turn-helix domain-containing protein, whose translation MTTFSRRLKEARKARGFSQERLGIEAGIEPASASARMNQYEKGVHQPGEGIVQQIAAVLNLPVSYFYCEDDETAHLLQCFHLLKEQDRKDVIDLVERLALSS comes from the coding sequence ATGACGACGTTCAGCAGACGTTTAAAAGAGGCACGCAAAGCAAGGGGTTTTTCTCAAGAGCGCTTGGGGATAGAAGCAGGAATCGAACCCGCCTCTGCATCAGCTCGGATGAATCAATATGAGAAAGGTGTTCACCAGCCAGGGGAGGGCATCGTGCAGCAGATTGCTGCTGTCCTGAATCTGCCAGTGTCGTATTTCTATTGTGAGGATGACGAGACGGCTCATTTGCTGCAGTGCTTTCATTTGTTGAAAGAGCAGGATCGCAAGGATGTGATTGATCTGGTGGAGCGGTTGGCTCTTAGCAGTTGA
- a CDS encoding MbcA/ParS/Xre antitoxin family protein, translating to MNYVELVQHQAELVFGNKEKADSWLNQPKTGLGGSTPLELAHTEAGYKLVKAELEKLSHGFAC from the coding sequence ATGAATTACGTCGAGTTGGTTCAGCACCAAGCCGAGCTTGTTTTTGGCAACAAAGAGAAAGCCGACAGTTGGCTGAACCAACCGAAAACCGGTCTCGGAGGTAGCACACCATTGGAGCTCGCTCACACTGAAGCAGGATACAAACTCGTAAAGGCTGAACTTGAAAAACTCAGTCACGGATTTGCCTGCTAG
- a CDS encoding S1 family peptidase — MNTFSSRYSACKERPSAKLEILFQRWLLGLLLLLMCGNTLADLSKTETPQEFVMWLGANDAHGEIINGVAPADPSKWKSIFLSKKNGSWCTAFAVGPRTVMTAAHCVPKDQQITLKRPSKVDLIAQCKIAPSYPTDPTADYALCSLGEDISAGPYETLNRKYDKLIPGTRVLLTGYGCRQFVNQSEQDFSTGIVTYYSKAEGNYGVLGGGASVCFGDSGGPAFVVSNDDVANRVLIGLNSQLWSDGMTSLLSLIPTDVESFFQDLNTKGWIICGITLTARKCRHE, encoded by the coding sequence TTGAACACCTTCTCATCACGTTACTCAGCATGCAAGGAAAGACCTTCCGCAAAATTAGAAATATTATTTCAACGATGGTTATTAGGGCTGTTGCTTTTACTGATGTGTGGGAACACGTTGGCTGACCTTTCAAAAACTGAAACGCCCCAAGAGTTCGTTATGTGGCTTGGGGCGAACGACGCTCATGGGGAAATTATCAATGGCGTCGCGCCAGCCGATCCTTCCAAGTGGAAATCGATTTTTCTCTCAAAAAAGAATGGTTCTTGGTGTACCGCTTTCGCTGTTGGGCCGCGCACAGTCATGACAGCGGCACACTGTGTTCCAAAAGATCAGCAAATAACGCTAAAACGGCCCAGTAAAGTCGATTTGATAGCACAGTGCAAGATTGCCCCATCGTATCCGACCGACCCCACCGCTGACTATGCCCTGTGCAGTTTAGGTGAAGACATTAGCGCCGGGCCTTATGAAACTTTGAACAGAAAGTACGACAAACTTATACCAGGCACGAGAGTACTTCTAACTGGTTATGGGTGTAGGCAATTCGTCAACCAAAGCGAACAAGATTTCTCCACAGGCATAGTGACCTACTACTCCAAAGCTGAGGGAAACTATGGAGTACTGGGGGGAGGTGCCTCTGTCTGCTTCGGAGACAGCGGTGGGCCAGCATTTGTCGTATCCAATGATGATGTTGCGAATCGAGTCTTAATCGGCTTGAATTCTCAACTCTGGAGTGACGGAATGACCTCACTTTTATCGCTGATACCAACAGATGTCGAATCGTTTTTTCAAGATTTAAACACCAAGGGTTGGATTATATGCGGCATTACACTTACAGCTAGAAAATGCCGCCATGAATAG
- a CDS encoding S8 family serine peptidase, with product MNSFIKKLIGLIIIFLMLGRGHADEFKISLPTITVAPARTNSSESTRILAEIAKATPVQMRKGENPINLIRDRCGVVNKDYLPIFQEANPGTSLENLTKDTTIFLPACFIVAPQKIVLVEKGDSLAIIANKYFGSAGSETLSKIINANKKKISCEETFNPFIDRSPPSVFDRCIIKPGQELMLPNVPISANYLVKESSLDEFIQQKDRLSISLRNDSPSSDRPGILSSSEELIAAAETSSAPEDQCAENEANLPYPRNELIKLLESNNISRDLAIQAGETVISGTAIVVIADTGLSGFDTPAFPRLAFRTKSPSGYDSGANRNYGINVYNQKLEPTEIKEYNRYGHGTHIAGIARGGVNLTNSETIFFSKRIKLLIAAMLDIRLASVQPLTYSATTPSGGIINAANYASRESANILNVSFTSNVQINGLADAIQKKENLLVIASAGNTKRNTDFISDVFPYSYGGVNTDSLAPDHFIIVAASQQNGRLAPFSAYGRKNVDLAAPGCRVESNNVDGGSITFSGTSEAAPSVSFTAGLLYFEGISQARKVKARIISSLDRSAYLEEKVAWGGKLNIIKALSVYQDVLELKSSPGQLLFGRLPREPITRMHCGTTSIEVQQISKIYRNQDVPKDGLHILLKGADGYVKQEPQDCKPANIRFTFKVQGENEPRVIDWADVLDFIPSYYTFDET from the coding sequence ATGAATAGCTTCATCAAAAAACTCATCGGACTGATAATTATTTTCTTAATGCTAGGCAGAGGACATGCCGACGAGTTTAAAATTAGCTTACCAACCATAACAGTCGCTCCCGCTCGCACAAATTCGTCAGAATCGACAAGAATACTTGCCGAAATAGCAAAAGCAACCCCAGTTCAGATGCGAAAAGGGGAAAACCCGATAAACTTAATACGAGATCGTTGCGGAGTAGTAAACAAAGACTATTTGCCTATATTTCAGGAGGCAAATCCCGGCACTTCTTTAGAAAACCTTACCAAAGACACCACCATATTTCTCCCAGCGTGTTTCATTGTAGCTCCACAAAAGATAGTTTTAGTAGAAAAAGGAGATAGCTTAGCAATTATAGCAAACAAGTATTTTGGGTCAGCGGGAAGTGAAACGCTCTCCAAAATAATAAACGCCAACAAGAAAAAGATAAGTTGTGAAGAAACTTTTAATCCCTTTATTGATAGATCACCGCCAAGCGTGTTCGATCGTTGCATCATTAAACCTGGACAGGAGCTTATGCTGCCCAACGTGCCTATTTCAGCAAATTATTTGGTGAAAGAGAGTTCTCTAGATGAATTCATACAGCAAAAAGATCGGCTTTCGATCAGTCTTCGGAATGACTCCCCCAGCTCTGATCGTCCTGGCATATTATCGTCATCGGAGGAGTTAATAGCTGCTGCAGAAACAAGCTCAGCGCCAGAAGATCAATGCGCCGAAAACGAAGCAAATCTACCGTATCCCAGAAATGAGCTTATCAAGCTACTTGAATCAAATAACATATCGCGTGATCTTGCTATTCAAGCTGGTGAAACAGTTATAAGCGGTACCGCAATAGTCGTGATAGCAGACACCGGATTATCGGGCTTCGACACGCCGGCATTTCCAAGGTTGGCTTTCCGTACGAAATCGCCTTCAGGTTATGATTCAGGTGCAAATCGAAACTATGGGATTAATGTTTACAATCAAAAACTGGAGCCCACAGAGATTAAAGAATACAACCGGTATGGCCATGGCACTCATATAGCTGGGATAGCCCGAGGGGGCGTAAACCTAACTAACAGCGAGACAATTTTTTTCTCAAAACGTATTAAGCTTTTAATCGCTGCAATGTTAGACATCAGGCTGGCTTCAGTGCAACCCTTAACATACTCAGCGACAACTCCATCAGGCGGAATTATAAATGCTGCAAACTATGCATCCCGTGAAAGTGCAAACATACTTAATGTCAGTTTTACTTCCAACGTACAAATCAACGGATTAGCAGACGCCATTCAAAAAAAGGAAAACCTATTAGTTATCGCGTCTGCCGGAAACACCAAACGCAACACCGATTTCATTAGTGATGTATTCCCATATAGTTACGGCGGCGTTAATACTGACAGTCTTGCGCCAGACCATTTTATTATAGTCGCAGCGAGCCAACAGAATGGAAGGCTTGCTCCTTTTTCCGCTTACGGGCGAAAGAATGTTGACTTGGCCGCGCCCGGATGTCGCGTGGAGTCCAATAACGTTGACGGCGGATCTATCACTTTCAGTGGAACTTCAGAAGCAGCTCCAAGTGTTTCATTTACTGCGGGCTTACTGTATTTCGAAGGCATAAGTCAAGCGCGAAAAGTAAAGGCCAGAATAATTTCCAGCCTTGACCGCTCTGCTTACCTCGAAGAAAAAGTGGCATGGGGTGGAAAACTTAATATCATCAAAGCCTTGAGCGTCTATCAAGATGTTCTTGAATTAAAATCATCACCAGGTCAGCTTCTCTTCGGTCGGCTCCCAAGAGAGCCTATTACTAGAATGCATTGCGGAACGACTTCTATTGAAGTCCAACAAATAAGTAAGATTTATCGAAATCAAGATGTACCTAAAGATGGATTACATATCCTGCTTAAGGGAGCAGACGGGTATGTCAAGCAAGAACCGCAGGACTGCAAACCTGCGAATATACGCTTCACTTTTAAAGTGCAAGGAGAAAATGAGCCTAGAGTCATTGATTGGGCAGACGTGTTGGACTTCATACCTAGCTATTATACATTCGACGAAACTTAG
- a CDS encoding patatin-like phospholipase family protein, whose protein sequence is MKIPVVSSWWTWLVLTGLLTTGCGTPPKAPNLDFSSKNLNHEFGVERRPVAGHPPNLGLALAGGGTKASGFSIGILKGLVSSGQMEHVDVISSVSGGSYAAYWYYARLVFDDPTFEQNKPTPVAFQQALFLDCFPSRYMEILGVSGTSEEPWLVGQPLPCPPQNNSNLLKIAGDDQFETDEKRQHTQHQYDLRLTALNRPELGKDPYRVQNALRGYQDIFSTGLNMFGAHAFDYTTTEDDQRFTNETLEMVPLEIGSIVLNALANIVFDWNINLSSTQHAYAKGIARTYGASPPNCDEKDDACITTMYGTSVRLEGDIEQARSLSYTQLQRAYEVKGAPLWIINATAGEDRSVFDVGKQQQFFLSAFEVNSYQYGSGLYGHRPGTLAGLTPAKAVVSSAAFLDSQQKVLTEPPERNVLNALQKIAALDWGLSFPNPNNSSQTIYGMHYLLPFPLYHVERLGDAKHSTFIHLSDGGMSENLGAYALVRRGVSNLIISDHAQDREGWMADICRLKDGLADQGLTLLLPGLSSLDKQCKIVKYELTGYDIYAWEHPVLVGCIVSTALANSDCENLPANLIKDQYAAHLFLIKPALGTKSMRVQLQSISDACSQGSNKNCQGIVRHACTTPNGAKDSPMWQGAPPPSCEVYAFISKNFGNSDGMASDGCPNYPQFGTVALTMDSSPWIYGAMRDLAAYYSNRVSWFFAEGGAVKEDRFLEELRYQRRNAMPLLVDAKLRRPGATKSCEFKAPSQTMKST, encoded by the coding sequence ATGAAGATTCCAGTAGTTTCGTCGTGGTGGACTTGGCTGGTGCTCACCGGCCTGTTGACCACAGGCTGTGGCACCCCGCCCAAGGCACCTAATCTGGATTTCAGCAGTAAAAACCTAAATCATGAATTTGGTGTCGAGCGACGACCTGTTGCAGGCCACCCCCCCAACCTTGGCTTAGCGCTCGCGGGCGGTGGCACCAAGGCTTCGGGGTTTTCCATTGGTATACTCAAGGGGCTGGTGTCGTCCGGCCAGATGGAACACGTGGATGTTATTTCCTCGGTATCTGGTGGCAGCTACGCCGCCTACTGGTATTACGCCCGCCTGGTTTTCGACGATCCGACGTTTGAGCAAAATAAGCCAACCCCTGTTGCATTCCAACAAGCACTCTTTCTTGATTGTTTCCCTTCGCGTTACATGGAAATCTTGGGTGTCAGCGGAACATCGGAGGAACCCTGGCTTGTAGGCCAACCTCTACCCTGCCCACCTCAAAACAATTCGAATCTGCTTAAAATTGCAGGGGATGATCAATTTGAGACCGACGAAAAGCGCCAGCATACCCAACATCAATATGACCTGCGCCTGACTGCGTTAAATCGACCTGAATTAGGCAAAGATCCTTACCGCGTCCAAAATGCCTTACGGGGCTACCAGGACATTTTCAGCACAGGGCTGAACATGTTTGGCGCCCATGCCTTCGACTACACCACCACCGAGGATGACCAGCGCTTTACTAATGAAACGCTGGAAATGGTTCCACTAGAAATCGGCTCGATTGTTCTTAACGCGTTAGCCAATATTGTCTTTGATTGGAACATCAATCTCTCAAGCACGCAGCACGCTTACGCCAAAGGCATCGCACGCACCTATGGTGCCAGCCCACCTAATTGTGATGAAAAAGACGACGCCTGCATTACGACGATGTACGGCACCAGCGTCCGATTGGAAGGCGATATTGAGCAAGCTAGATCTCTAAGTTATACCCAACTTCAGAGGGCTTATGAGGTAAAGGGCGCGCCACTATGGATCATCAACGCTACCGCTGGGGAGGATCGCAGCGTGTTCGACGTTGGTAAGCAGCAGCAATTTTTCCTTTCCGCCTTCGAGGTTAATTCTTACCAATACGGTTCAGGGCTGTACGGGCATCGGCCAGGTACTTTAGCGGGCCTGACACCTGCCAAAGCCGTCGTGTCGTCCGCAGCCTTCCTCGATTCCCAGCAGAAGGTGCTGACCGAGCCGCCCGAGCGCAACGTCCTAAATGCCCTACAAAAAATTGCAGCGCTGGACTGGGGTCTTTCATTTCCTAATCCAAACAACAGCAGCCAAACCATCTATGGAATGCACTACCTTTTGCCCTTCCCGCTCTACCATGTCGAGCGCTTGGGCGATGCCAAACATTCAACCTTCATTCACCTGTCAGACGGCGGCATGTCAGAGAATCTTGGCGCCTATGCACTCGTGCGCCGAGGCGTCTCCAACCTGATCATTTCCGACCATGCGCAAGACCGCGAGGGTTGGATGGCTGACATCTGTCGACTAAAGGATGGACTCGCAGACCAAGGACTGACCCTGCTGTTGCCTGGTTTGAGCAGTCTGGATAAGCAGTGCAAAATCGTGAAGTACGAACTCACCGGTTACGACATCTACGCTTGGGAGCACCCGGTATTGGTCGGCTGTATCGTTTCCACAGCGCTGGCCAATTCGGACTGCGAGAACCTTCCCGCCAATCTCATCAAAGATCAGTACGCCGCTCACCTGTTCTTGATCAAACCCGCCTTGGGGACGAAGTCGATGCGGGTTCAGTTGCAATCCATCAGCGACGCCTGCAGCCAAGGCAGTAATAAAAATTGTCAGGGAATCGTACGCCATGCGTGCACCACACCTAATGGGGCGAAAGACAGTCCTATGTGGCAAGGCGCCCCGCCCCCATCCTGTGAGGTGTATGCGTTTATCAGCAAAAACTTCGGCAATAGCGATGGCATGGCCAGCGACGGCTGTCCGAACTATCCGCAGTTCGGCACCGTCGCCCTGACAATGGACTCATCGCCCTGGATCTATGGCGCCATGCGCGATCTTGCAGCCTATTACTCCAATCGTGTCAGTTGGTTCTTCGCCGAAGGGGGCGCCGTCAAAGAAGATCGCTTCCTCGAAGAATTGCGTTACCAGCGTCGCAATGCGATGCCTTTGCTAGTGGATGCCAAGTTGCGTAGACCGGGGGCAACAAAATCATGCGAGTTCAAAGCACCGAGCCAGACAATGAAATCTACTTAG